In Pseudorasbora parva isolate DD20220531a chromosome 20, ASM2467924v1, whole genome shotgun sequence, a single window of DNA contains:
- the LOC137049246 gene encoding zinc finger protein 658B-like isoform X1, giving the protein MAFIKEESEDVKIEETLRVKHEETEEQTDLMALKVESQELNEMEEKDMNGQHHDFITGEKSFRCSQTEKISSQKITQTAGKSLIKNRHPKVHMRVHTGEKPFTRQECGKSFIKKENHKKHSSIPAGGKPYTCQQCGKSFTETRNLKAHMRVHTGEKPFTCLQCGKGFTRKGNLEGHMQIHTGEKPFTCQQCGKSFTKTRNLKAHMRVHTGEKPFTCLQCGKSFTRKGNLEGHMQIHTGEKPYTCQECGKSFTKTGHLKAHMSVHTGEKPFTCLQCGKSFTRKGSLRVHMRVHTGEKPFTCQQCGKSFNYKILFDDHMRIHTGEAYTCQECGKNFTYKGSLKVHIRIHTGEKHFTCQQCGKSFTQMGNLKVHMRFHTGEKPFTCQQCGKSFTEKGRLKGHMRVHTAEKPYTCQQCGKSFTHTGQLNVHMRVHTGEKPYTCQQCGKGFTHTGHLKVHMRVHTGEKPYTCQQCGKSFTQIWSLRVHMRIHTGEKPFTCQQCGKSFNHKGNLEGHMRVHTGEKPYTCQQCGKNFTYKVSLKSHMRFHTGEKPSSE; this is encoded by the coding sequence ATCTGATGGCTCTGAAAGTGGAGAGTCAAGAACTAAATGAAATGGAAGAGAAAGATATGAATGGGCAACATCATGATTTCATAACTGGAGAAAAATCTTTTAGGTGCTCACAGACTGAAAAGATTTCCTCACAAAAAATCACCCAAACGGCAGGAAAGAGTTTAATTAAAAATCGACACCCtaaagtccacatgagagttcacactggagagaagccgttcaccCGCCAAGAGTGTGGAAAGagctttattaaaaaagaaaaccatAAAAAACACTCAAGTATTCCCGCTGGAGGGAAGCCTTACACCTGTcagcagtgtggaaagagtttcactgaaACAAGGAATCTTAAAgcccacatgagagttcacactggagagaagcctttcacctgcCTGCAGTGTGGGAAGGGTTTCACTCGAAAAGGAAACCTTGAGGGACACATGcaaattcacactggagagaagcctttcacctgccaacagtgtggaaagagtttcactaaAACAAGGAATCTTAAAgcccacatgagagttcacactggagagaagcctttcacctgcctacagtgtgggaagagtttcactCGAAAAGGAAACCTTGAGGGACACATGcaaattcacactggagagaagccttacacctgccaagagtgtggaaagagtttcactaaAACAGGGCATCTTAAAGCCCACATGAgtgttcacactggagagaagcctttcacctgcctacagtgtggaaagagtttcactcgaAAAGGGAGTCTCAGagtccacatgagagttcacactggggAAAAGCCTTttacctgccaacagtgtggaaagagtttcaattataaaatactttttgatgaccacatgagaattcacactggagaggctTACACCTGCCAAGAGTGTGGGAAGAATTTCACTTATAAAGGGAGTCTTAAAGTTCACAtaagaattcacactggagagaagcatttcacctgccaacagtgtggaaagagtttcacgcAAATGGGGAATCTTAAAGTTCACATGAGatttcacactggagagaagcctttcacctgccaacagtgtggaaagagcttCACTGAAAAAGGAAGACTTAAGggacacatgagagttcacactgcagagaagccttacacctgccaacagtgtggaaagagttttactCATACAGGGCAACTTAAcgtccacatgagagttcacactggagagaagccttacacctgccaacagtgtggaaagggtTTCACTCATACAGGGCAtcttaaagtccacatgagagttcacactggagagaagccttacacctgccaacagtgtggaaagagtttcactcaaaTATGGAGTCTCAGagtccacatgagaattcacactggggagaagcctttcacctgccaacagtgtgggaagagtttcaatCACAAAGGAAACCTTGAGggacacatgagagttcacactggagagaagccttacacctgccaacagtgtgggaaGAATTTCACTTATAAAGTGAGTCTTAAATCCCACATGAGatttcacactggagagaagccttcttctgaatga